The window GTGTCTTCAAGTGCGGTAATGTAAAATACACTAGGTTTTTTTGCCAACATTGCACCTAACGAAGCAGCCATTCGCTGTTCGGGAAAAAAATATTTTATGACCACATCTCCATTGTCCCCAATGTAGTTTTGTGAAAGCAATCCATGTACAACAAAAGACACTTTTTTGGGATACTGTCCAATGTCGAGAATATTGTCACCTTTGTGATATTCTTTTAGCCGTAATAGCTTTTTCCAGGCCAATTCTGCCTGTTCAGAGATGTTATGGTAAGTTCTTATTTTTTGAAAAAACAGGTAAGTATTCATTTCATGATGTACAATTTTTTTCAGCTTGCAGGCAACGTATCAGGCTATGAGTGGTTGCGTTTTGGCTCGTGATTTTTCCGCTTGTGATAAAGAT of the Zhouia spongiae genome contains:
- a CDS encoding Crp/Fnr family transcriptional regulator, translated to MNTYLFFQKIRTYHNISEQAELAWKKLLRLKEYHKGDNILDIGQYPKKVSFVVHGLLSQNYIGDNGDVVIKYFFPEQRMAASLGAMLAKKPSVFYITALEDTRVLEYDFFEWKKLFDDFPDLALFYIAYNDLHWIIEKEPLEITYRTETAAKRYDDFLQKYPNLIKRLKKHHIASYLGITPTQLSRIFFANK